The Candidatus Koribacter versatilis Ellin345 genome has a segment encoding these proteins:
- a CDS encoding ABC transporter ATP-binding protein translates to MAQHEEEQLGKAYDSRLMKRLLGYLRPYQWQVYVAIAAIILKAGADVVGPVLTQVAIDKYLAKRSVSHLFDRFLSVNPLTGIGQIAGLYVILLLLSFAFEYAQTYLMQWVGQKAMFDMRAEIFRHLQRLHIGFFDKNPVGRLVTRVTSDVDALNEMFTSGVVSIVEDVFVLSGIMYVMLRMNWRLALLVFAVLPIITWATGIFRRAVRDAYRKIRVAIARINSYLQEHITGIVVLQLFNREKRSYDKFEEVNRAHMDAFKDAIMAHAVYYPIVEFLSAVAIASVIWFGGGQFLRNAPGISIGILVAFIQYSQRFFRPIQDFSEKYNIVQQAMAACERIFKLLDTPVEIDELAQPKSATGSGRIEFDHVWFAYRKDPNKNDEWDWVLRDVSFTLEPGETVAVVGHTGAGKTTLISLLLRFYDVQQGAIKIDGIDIREMSLADLRRRYGVVLQDPFLFTGTIGENIRLGTEWITDEQMMKAAEEVNVAEFIRSQPAGFEQGVHERGSTLSTGQKQLISFARALAHNPKILILDEATSSVDTETEFRVRAALSKLVEGRTSLIIAHRLSTIQRADKIIVMHKGKVREMGSHQQLLAQRGIYYKLYQLQYKDQELPLAPTLSPATD, encoded by the coding sequence ATGGCCCAACACGAGGAAGAACAACTAGGCAAGGCGTACGACAGTCGCTTAATGAAGCGCCTGCTCGGCTATTTGCGTCCATATCAGTGGCAGGTCTATGTCGCGATCGCGGCCATCATTCTAAAGGCCGGTGCGGACGTAGTCGGGCCTGTCCTGACCCAAGTCGCGATTGATAAATACCTCGCCAAGAGGTCCGTCTCTCATCTGTTCGACCGCTTCCTGAGCGTGAACCCGCTCACCGGTATCGGACAGATTGCCGGCCTCTACGTCATTCTGCTCCTCCTGAGTTTCGCCTTCGAATACGCGCAAACATATCTCATGCAGTGGGTCGGACAGAAAGCCATGTTCGACATGCGGGCCGAGATCTTCCGCCATCTCCAGCGCCTGCACATTGGCTTCTTCGACAAGAACCCCGTCGGCCGCCTCGTGACCCGCGTCACCAGCGACGTTGATGCTCTGAACGAGATGTTCACTTCGGGAGTGGTCTCGATCGTTGAGGACGTCTTCGTGCTCTCCGGGATCATGTACGTCATGCTCCGGATGAACTGGCGCCTGGCCTTGTTGGTCTTCGCCGTGCTGCCAATCATCACATGGGCGACCGGTATATTCCGGCGGGCGGTGCGCGATGCCTATCGCAAGATTCGCGTAGCCATCGCGCGTATTAATTCGTACCTCCAGGAACACATAACCGGCATCGTCGTCCTCCAGCTCTTCAACCGTGAGAAGCGTTCGTACGACAAGTTCGAAGAAGTAAACCGCGCACACATGGACGCCTTCAAAGACGCGATCATGGCGCACGCCGTCTATTACCCCATCGTCGAGTTCCTGTCGGCAGTGGCAATTGCAAGCGTCATCTGGTTCGGTGGCGGACAATTTCTCCGCAATGCACCCGGAATCAGCATCGGCATCCTGGTCGCGTTTATTCAGTACTCGCAGCGCTTCTTTCGTCCTATCCAGGATTTCAGCGAAAAGTACAACATCGTGCAGCAGGCCATGGCCGCTTGCGAGCGCATCTTCAAGCTCCTGGACACCCCGGTTGAGATCGACGAGTTGGCCCAGCCGAAATCCGCTACCGGTTCGGGCCGCATAGAGTTTGACCATGTGTGGTTCGCCTATCGCAAGGACCCGAATAAGAACGACGAATGGGATTGGGTTCTGCGCGACGTGAGCTTCACGCTAGAACCCGGGGAAACCGTGGCTGTCGTCGGCCACACCGGGGCTGGCAAGACAACGCTCATTTCCCTGCTCCTGCGCTTTTACGACGTGCAGCAAGGCGCGATCAAGATTGACGGCATCGACATTCGCGAAATGTCGTTAGCCGACCTTCGCCGCCGTTACGGTGTGGTCCTGCAGGATCCGTTCCTCTTCACGGGCACCATCGGCGAGAATATTCGCCTGGGTACCGAGTGGATCACCGACGAGCAAATGATGAAGGCCGCCGAAGAAGTGAACGTCGCCGAGTTCATCCGCTCGCAACCGGCGGGATTCGAGCAGGGTGTGCATGAACGCGGCAGCACGCTATCCACGGGACAAAAGCAGCTCATCTCCTTCGCGCGAGCGTTGGCGCACAATCCGAAGATCCTCATCCTCGACGAAGCCACGTCGAGCGTAGACACCGAGACAGAGTTTCGCGTGCGCGCTGCACTGTCTAAGCTCGTCGAAGGACGCACTTCGCTCATCATCGCGCACCGACTTTCGACTATTCAGCGCGCCGACAAGATCATCGTGATGCACAAGGGCAAGGTCCGCGAGATGGGCAGCCATCAGCAACTCCTCGCACAACGAGGCATCTATTACAAGCTCTACCAGTTGCAGTACAAGGACCAGGAATTGCCGCTGGCGCCCACGCTTAGCCCTGCTACCGACTAG
- a CDS encoding beta-ketoacyl-[acyl-carrier-protein] synthase family protein codes for MDKRVVITGMGVVSPNGIGRDAFCRAILDGKSGVKKISRFDASKLPVRIAGEITDFDESQWIDPHERKHVGRAVPLAFAASAEALQQAGLDPEAMSLDDKRKIGVVLGTGGGAQDYSEEQYRLYFEGKIKQVSLFSIPSGTMGTMSSEISMRFGFRGMSHVVTCGCTSSTDAIAYAAMQIRTGQVPMMLTGGVDSPLAPGIMKGFCLMKIMTQSWNDDPERASRPFSADRDGFVLAEGAWMFILEDYDHARARGATPLAEIAGYASTCEAFHRVRLQECGEEPARTIVLAMENAGIAPEQVDYANLHGTSTQLNDRIETRALKLALGDHAAKIPMSSLKSQIGHPQGASGAAGIAATLVAMRHGEIPPTINIERADPDCDLDYTPHAGRKHGVEYAVCNCIAFGSKNSALVLRNLE; via the coding sequence ATGGACAAACGGGTCGTCATTACCGGGATGGGCGTGGTCAGTCCGAACGGCATTGGGCGCGACGCCTTCTGCCGCGCGATTCTGGATGGCAAGAGCGGCGTAAAGAAAATATCGCGCTTTGACGCGTCGAAACTGCCGGTCCGCATTGCGGGCGAAATCACCGACTTCGATGAGTCGCAGTGGATCGATCCTCACGAGCGCAAGCACGTTGGACGCGCCGTGCCACTCGCATTTGCGGCATCGGCGGAGGCGCTGCAACAGGCGGGCCTCGATCCCGAAGCGATGTCGCTCGATGACAAGCGCAAGATTGGCGTAGTGCTCGGCACCGGTGGCGGTGCACAGGACTATTCCGAAGAACAGTACCGTCTCTACTTCGAAGGCAAAATCAAGCAAGTGAGCCTGTTTTCCATTCCCAGTGGGACTATGGGCACAATGAGCAGCGAAATCAGCATGCGCTTCGGATTCCGCGGCATGAGCCACGTGGTCACCTGTGGCTGCACGTCGTCCACGGACGCAATCGCTTACGCCGCGATGCAGATTCGCACCGGTCAGGTTCCTATGATGCTCACCGGCGGTGTGGATTCGCCGCTCGCTCCTGGCATTATGAAGGGCTTCTGCCTGATGAAAATCATGACGCAATCGTGGAACGATGACCCCGAGCGCGCATCACGTCCCTTCTCTGCTGATCGCGACGGCTTCGTGCTCGCCGAAGGCGCTTGGATGTTCATTCTCGAGGATTACGATCATGCGCGCGCCCGAGGCGCCACGCCGCTGGCCGAGATCGCAGGATATGCCTCTACGTGCGAGGCGTTCCATCGAGTGCGACTCCAGGAGTGTGGCGAAGAGCCGGCGCGAACGATCGTCCTGGCGATGGAGAATGCGGGCATCGCGCCCGAACAGGTTGACTACGCGAATCTCCACGGCACCAGCACACAACTCAACGACCGCATCGAGACGCGCGCGTTAAAACTCGCCCTCGGCGACCATGCAGCGAAGATTCCTATGTCATCACTGAAGTCGCAGATCGGCCATCCGCAAGGCGCAAGCGGAGCAGCTGGAATCGCCGCGACCCTTGTCGCCATGCGCCACGGTGAGATCCCGCCGACCATCAACATCGAGAGAGCAGACCCCGATTGCGATCTGGACTACACCCCGCATGCGGGCCGGAAACATGGCGTGGAATACGCGGTGTGCAATTGCATCGCGTTTGGCTCCAAGAACTCAGCATTGGTGCTGCGGAATCTCGAGTAG